Proteins encoded within one genomic window of Citricoccus muralis:
- a CDS encoding FecCD family ABC transporter permease produces the protein MSIDFGYKAASLNNPLASGRYPVRSLVVSAVLFAAGAALALISVTLGDYPLTLHEVTATLMGHGASFHETIVMKWRLPVALSAVLFGALLGFGGAIFQSLTRNPLGSPDVIGFDAGSYTAVVIAVLVVGQRSYWTMASASIVGGLLTAFVVYLLAYRKGIQGFRLIIVGIGVAAVLGSLNSYLITRANVEDAMVVGFWGAGSLNRVHWESLVPTALIALVVVLGIALVSPSLQRLELGDDAATTLGTRPNVARLVLLVLGVATTAIVTAAAGPIGFIALVAPQLARRLTRVPGAGLLPAAAMGAALLGFAHIVSLLLSMYVASVPVGLVTVSVGGIYLIWLLVRESRRQFGPAV, from the coding sequence ATGAGCATCGATTTCGGATACAAAGCCGCATCGCTGAACAACCCGCTGGCCTCCGGTCGCTACCCCGTACGCTCGCTAGTCGTATCCGCGGTGCTCTTCGCCGCGGGAGCTGCCTTGGCGCTGATCTCCGTAACGCTGGGCGACTACCCGCTCACCCTGCACGAAGTCACGGCCACCCTGATGGGTCATGGGGCGAGCTTCCACGAGACGATCGTCATGAAGTGGCGTCTCCCCGTGGCCTTGTCTGCCGTACTCTTCGGTGCACTGTTGGGCTTCGGCGGCGCGATCTTCCAGTCGCTGACCCGTAACCCACTGGGTTCCCCGGATGTGATCGGTTTTGACGCCGGCTCTTACACCGCCGTCGTGATCGCCGTTCTCGTCGTCGGACAGCGCAGCTACTGGACTATGGCCAGCGCTTCGATCGTGGGCGGGTTGCTCACCGCATTCGTGGTGTACCTACTGGCTTATCGCAAAGGAATCCAAGGATTCCGGCTGATCATCGTCGGCATCGGTGTGGCCGCTGTGCTCGGATCGCTCAATTCCTACCTGATTACCCGAGCGAACGTGGAAGACGCCATGGTGGTGGGCTTCTGGGGCGCCGGATCACTCAACAGGGTGCACTGGGAGTCTTTGGTTCCCACCGCGCTGATTGCCCTCGTCGTGGTCCTCGGTATTGCCCTCGTGTCGCCCTCCTTGCAGCGACTGGAACTCGGCGATGACGCGGCCACCACTCTCGGCACCCGACCCAACGTTGCTCGACTCGTATTGTTGGTGCTCGGTGTCGCCACGACGGCGATCGTCACGGCAGCGGCCGGACCGATTGGATTCATCGCCCTCGTCGCACCACAACTTGCCCGCCGACTCACACGTGTCCCCGGCGCGGGGCTTTTGCCCGCTGCCGCCATGGGGGCCGCATTGCTCGGCTTCGCCCACATCGTCTCTCTACTGCTGAGCATGTACGTGGCTTCCGTCCCGGTGGGGCTGGTGACCGTCTCTGTGGGCGGCATCTACCTCATCTGGCTGCTCGTGCGTGAATCTCGCCGTCAGTTCGGCCCGGCCGTCTGA
- a CDS encoding FecCD family ABC transporter permease, translating to MTTVASAEPATPAIGPPADRWRRRRVVGFYVLVVGCLIAAAASIAVGANMHSLSATWQGLVEPSSSEISTIVWSSRAPRTILAAVAGAAFGVAGALTQALTRNPLADPGILGVNAGATFTVSLGVGIFGVTAVSDYIWFALIGAAGATMFVYFIGAVGQGTANPVTLVLAGVALGAVLGGFSTFLSLLNPDTFRSVRAWGVGSVARADMTDIVHILPFIVVGLVLALSLTGSLNSLALGDDLAASLGVKVGTVRALGVLAVTLLAGAATALTGGLAFVGLMVPHIVRWFTGPDQRWILAYSILAAPVLVLLADVIGRVIAPPQEIQVGILTAVIGAPVLIALVRRRKASGL from the coding sequence GTGACAACAGTGGCTTCGGCGGAGCCTGCAACGCCCGCCATCGGGCCGCCGGCGGATCGTTGGAGACGTCGACGTGTCGTTGGCTTCTACGTGCTCGTGGTCGGTTGCCTGATCGCCGCAGCTGCAAGCATCGCTGTCGGAGCGAATATGCACAGCCTCTCCGCCACCTGGCAGGGCCTGGTAGAGCCTTCCTCCTCCGAGATATCCACCATCGTCTGGTCGTCTCGTGCCCCGCGCACCATCTTGGCTGCCGTGGCTGGCGCCGCATTCGGTGTGGCGGGTGCCCTCACCCAAGCGCTCACACGCAATCCTCTAGCCGATCCCGGGATCTTGGGCGTCAACGCCGGCGCAACGTTCACCGTGTCTCTGGGTGTGGGGATCTTCGGGGTTACCGCCGTCTCAGACTACATCTGGTTCGCTTTGATTGGAGCCGCAGGCGCGACCATGTTCGTCTACTTCATCGGTGCCGTGGGCCAGGGAACCGCGAATCCTGTCACCCTGGTGTTGGCCGGTGTCGCTCTGGGCGCAGTGCTCGGTGGATTCAGCACGTTCCTCAGCTTGCTCAACCCGGATACCTTCCGCTCTGTTCGCGCCTGGGGTGTAGGTTCGGTAGCCCGGGCCGATATGACCGATATCGTCCACATACTGCCGTTTATTGTGGTGGGCCTGGTGCTGGCGCTCTCCCTGACTGGCTCACTCAACTCCTTAGCGTTGGGCGACGACCTCGCAGCCTCCCTCGGTGTGAAAGTCGGCACGGTGCGGGCTTTGGGAGTTTTGGCAGTGACGCTTCTTGCTGGCGCCGCCACCGCCCTCACCGGTGGGCTCGCCTTCGTCGGCTTGATGGTTCCCCATATCGTCCGGTGGTTCACCGGTCCGGATCAACGCTGGATCTTGGCGTATTCCATTCTCGCCGCCCCGGTACTGGTGCTCTTGGCTGATGTCATCGGACGCGTGATCGCGCCGCCCCAGGAAATTCAGGTCGGCATCCTCACCGCAGTGATCGGCGCACCGGTGCTGATTGCGCTGGTACGTCGCAGAAAGGCGAGCGGACTATGA
- the nrdH gene encoding glutaredoxin-like protein NrdH, translated as MAVTVYSKPACVQCNATARALDKQGITYSVVDMSQDADALERVRAMGYMQAPVVMTDSDHWSGFRPDKIAALAETAASSVA; from the coding sequence ATGGCCGTCACCGTTTACAGCAAGCCAGCCTGCGTCCAGTGCAACGCGACCGCTCGTGCCCTCGACAAGCAGGGAATCACCTACAGCGTCGTGGACATGTCTCAGGATGCTGACGCCCTGGAGCGCGTGCGGGCGATGGGCTACATGCAGGCCCCCGTCGTTATGACCGACTCGGATCACTGGTCGGGCTTCCGTCCGGACAAGATCGCTGCGCTGGCCGAGACCGCCGCTAGCTCCGTCGCCTGA
- the nrdI gene encoding class Ib ribonucleoside-diphosphate reductase assembly flavoprotein NrdI, protein MAAPVIDGSMVKNPEDQVLQETHARLIYFSSVSEYSHRFVSKLNLDTDETARLPLKTREPTLIAQEPFVLLLPTYGGGNGQGAVPKQVIKFLNVARNREMIRGVIASGNTNFYEAYCLAGDIVSRKCQVPVLYKFELMGTAGDVDRVREGLEQFWQQHSLNRN, encoded by the coding sequence ATGGCCGCGCCGGTCATTGACGGATCGATGGTGAAGAACCCGGAGGATCAGGTTCTCCAGGAGACTCACGCCCGACTCATTTACTTCTCGTCAGTTTCTGAGTACTCCCATCGATTCGTCAGCAAACTGAATCTCGATACCGACGAAACTGCTCGACTGCCGCTGAAGACGCGGGAGCCGACGCTGATCGCCCAGGAACCCTTCGTCTTGTTACTTCCCACGTATGGGGGCGGAAACGGTCAGGGGGCGGTCCCAAAACAAGTCATCAAGTTCCTCAACGTAGCGAGGAACCGCGAGATGATCCGAGGCGTTATCGCTTCCGGCAACACAAATTTTTACGAGGCTTACTGCCTGGCAGGGGACATTGTCTCTAGAAAATGCCAGGTCCCGGTCTTATACAAATTCGAACTCATGGGCACCGCTGGAGATGTGGACCGCGTTCGCGAAGGATTGGAACAATTTTGGCAACAGCACTCACTGAACAGGAACTGA